Proteins from a single region of Thiomicrorhabdus sp. Kp2:
- a CDS encoding MoxR family ATPase produces the protein MSEAASSQLASQFQALRAQINQHIIGQSHLTERLLIALLSDGHLLVEGPPGLAKTKAIKVLSDMLEGSFHRIQFTPDLLPSDITGTDIYRPETGEFVFQSGPIFHNLILADEINRAPAKVQAALLEAMAEGQVSIGKRSLPMEKLFMVMATQNPLEQEGTYPLPEAQLDRFMMHVNVDYPNSESEHQILELVENEARQASQKPVFQTMTQNDLFAAREAILELHMADAIKTYIVELVMATREPKRYGEALDKCISVGVSPRATIALSRCARSHAWLSGKNFVSPDDVQAVIHDVFRHRLILDFEAEAQGITTDDITDQILNFVPAT, from the coding sequence GTGTCAGAAGCGGCTTCATCTCAGTTAGCATCACAATTTCAGGCTTTAAGAGCACAAATCAATCAGCATATTATTGGTCAATCTCATTTAACAGAGCGTCTATTAATTGCACTTTTGTCAGATGGCCATCTATTGGTTGAAGGGCCACCAGGCCTGGCAAAAACCAAAGCCATTAAAGTGCTTTCAGATATGCTTGAAGGCAGTTTTCACCGTATTCAATTCACCCCCGACTTGCTCCCTTCTGATATTACAGGTACGGATATTTATCGTCCTGAAACGGGTGAGTTTGTGTTTCAGTCAGGCCCCATTTTTCATAACCTGATTTTGGCCGATGAAATCAACCGTGCACCCGCCAAAGTGCAGGCCGCTTTATTAGAAGCGATGGCGGAAGGTCAAGTGAGTATAGGTAAGCGCAGCTTGCCGATGGAAAAACTGTTTATGGTTATGGCAACGCAAAACCCGCTAGAACAAGAAGGAACCTACCCTCTACCCGAAGCACAGCTCGACCGCTTTATGATGCATGTGAATGTGGATTATCCAAATTCAGAAAGTGAACATCAAATTTTAGAGTTGGTTGAAAATGAAGCACGTCAAGCGAGTCAAAAACCAGTTTTTCAAACCATGACTCAAAATGACCTATTTGCAGCACGAGAAGCCATTTTAGAGTTGCACATGGCAGATGCCATTAAAACCTATATTGTTGAATTGGTTATGGCCACTCGTGAACCTAAACGTTATGGAGAAGCCCTAGATAAATGTATTAGTGTGGGAGTTAGCCCTCGTGCAACCATTGCCCTTTCACGCTGTGCTCGTAGCCATGCCTGGTTAAGTGGTAAAAACTTTGTAAGCCCTGATGATGTGCAGGCGGTGATTCATGACGTATTTCGTCATCGCCTCATTCTCGACTTTGAGGCTGAAGCACAAGGGATCACCACAGACGATATCACCGATCAAATTCTTAATTTTGTACCCGCAACCTAA
- a CDS encoding VWA domain-containing protein, whose product MVELLNNIHFLRPWWFLALLPIAWIIWQIWQTNRKQGAWHEVIAPKFRTLLLGENTTSEPTVNEKLGYIVLAFAWFFAVLALSGPWVKSVDIPAQKSQQGMVIVVDLSLSMLADDLPPNRLSRVKYKLTDLLKQHPEYATGMVAYAGSAHTISPISEDNQTLLGLLPSLSPVMMPKYGAKPIKGLDLAEKLIKGAQITNGHIIWITDDIEENEIEQVSQWVNNHSVSITLLTVGTEQGGVVQIPNYGLLKDSKEKLIMPQVPFNRFAKLAQQTDIKWVELRPEDASVKALLPPVTTSNSSQTDTTLSKEVNHPMDIGAYFLFFLIPLVAFIFRRGTLLSLLVISIVPIGLFNPQPSYAMDYWEQLPTLFQSLDQQGYQAWEEKKYATAEAFFENPQWRASAMYRQGKYAQAAKLYEHDKTPNGHYNRGNALALAGDLAEAKNAYEKALQIQPDFKKAKENLAIINNLLTQQPPKENQNSDKGNANPESQNESDKEQQQSHSSKEKPNPENSNSENNKQNSADKESMDSSSAQQGEEDSDANPPKDSQTEPGSQAPNNQANQQTAENGTTEEDLNSRNVSEAATTQENNTDEGKSEENQQALQPNKLEENSSPEAVSSSSAIGEGAQNREKLSEEEQAKQAWLKQIPDQPGLFLKRKFEYQFQQNPQTDDATEKQW is encoded by the coding sequence ATGGTTGAACTATTAAACAATATCCACTTTCTGCGCCCTTGGTGGTTTTTAGCCCTGTTGCCTATTGCATGGATTATTTGGCAAATATGGCAAACCAACCGTAAACAGGGTGCTTGGCATGAGGTCATTGCCCCCAAGTTTAGAACGCTATTACTGGGCGAAAACACCACCTCAGAACCCACAGTAAATGAAAAATTGGGTTATATCGTTCTTGCTTTTGCTTGGTTTTTTGCGGTCTTGGCGCTTTCGGGGCCTTGGGTAAAATCGGTAGATATTCCTGCCCAAAAATCTCAACAAGGTATGGTAATTGTTGTCGATTTATCACTCTCTATGTTAGCCGATGATCTGCCGCCAAACCGTCTGTCACGCGTTAAATACAAACTCACTGATTTACTCAAACAGCATCCTGAATACGCTACGGGAATGGTTGCCTATGCAGGCTCTGCACACACCATTAGCCCTATTTCAGAAGATAACCAAACTTTACTTGGTTTATTGCCAAGCCTTAGCCCAGTGATGATGCCCAAATATGGCGCCAAACCCATAAAAGGGCTAGATTTAGCCGAAAAACTCATTAAGGGCGCTCAAATCACCAATGGTCATATCATTTGGATTACCGATGATATTGAAGAGAATGAGATCGAACAGGTGTCTCAGTGGGTAAATAATCACTCTGTCAGCATCACGCTATTGACCGTAGGAACAGAACAAGGAGGAGTCGTTCAAATCCCCAATTATGGTTTGCTCAAAGACAGCAAAGAAAAACTGATTATGCCCCAGGTACCTTTTAATCGTTTTGCCAAACTCGCCCAACAAACCGATATTAAATGGGTAGAGTTAAGGCCAGAAGATGCCAGTGTGAAGGCACTTCTTCCACCCGTTACGACCTCCAATAGTAGTCAAACTGACACCACCTTATCTAAAGAGGTTAATCATCCGATGGATATTGGTGCTTACTTCCTGTTTTTTCTTATCCCATTGGTCGCCTTTATTTTTAGGCGTGGCACTTTATTGAGTCTTTTGGTTATTTCTATTGTTCCTATTGGTTTATTTAACCCTCAGCCGAGCTATGCCATGGATTATTGGGAGCAACTTCCCACCCTATTTCAATCGCTTGATCAACAAGGTTACCAGGCCTGGGAAGAGAAAAAATACGCAACCGCAGAAGCTTTTTTTGAGAACCCACAGTGGCGAGCCAGTGCCATGTATCGCCAAGGAAAATACGCTCAAGCGGCTAAGCTGTATGAACATGATAAAACCCCAAATGGTCACTATAACCGTGGTAATGCACTGGCTTTAGCGGGTGATTTAGCAGAAGCAAAGAATGCCTATGAAAAGGCATTGCAAATCCAGCCAGACTTTAAAAAGGCCAAAGAGAACCTGGCAATCATTAATAATTTACTGACTCAACAACCGCCTAAAGAGAATCAAAATAGCGATAAGGGCAATGCAAACCCTGAAAGCCAAAACGAAAGCGATAAAGAGCAACAACAGAGCCATAGCTCCAAAGAAAAACCAAACCCTGAAAACAGCAACAGCGAGAATAATAAACAAAACTCTGCTGATAAAGAATCTATGGACTCCTCTTCTGCTCAACAAGGTGAAGAAGACAGTGATGCCAATCCACCTAAAGACAGCCAAACTGAACCTGGTTCTCAAGCCCCTAACAATCAAGCCAATCAGCAAACGGCAGAAAATGGCACAACTGAAGAGGATTTAAATAGCCGTAATGTCTCTGAGGCGGCAACCACGCAAGAGAATAATACTGACGAGGGTAAAAGCGAAGAGAACCAACAAGCACTTCAGCCCAATAAATTAGAAGAAAATTCGTCACCTGAAGCTGTGTCGTCATCATCGGCTATTGGTGAAGGCGCACAAAACAGAGAAAAATTATCAGAAGAAGAACAAGCTAAGCAGGCCTGGTTAAAACAGATACCCGACCAACCAGGCCTGTTTTTAAAACGTAAATTTGAATATCAATTTCAACAAAATCCGCAAACGGATGATGCAACCGAGAAACAGTGGTAA
- a CDS encoding DUF4381 domain-containing protein: MKDSQIQNVLLEQLHDIQLPDPIGWWPLAFSWWILLFSITSILIGIAWYYFDLKRRNIYRKTAIGQIEEIVNNSNLNDNDKIAAINATVKRVALTAYGRLSTASLHDQAWLDFLSETASYIPQPEHLQEVLNLAYRPNHKDGITYSQHNLSAKQAVDIWQEYAKKWIKGHHQ; encoded by the coding sequence TTGAAAGACTCACAAATTCAAAACGTATTGCTTGAACAGCTACATGATATTCAGTTACCCGACCCTATTGGTTGGTGGCCATTGGCGTTTAGTTGGTGGATTTTACTGTTCAGTATCACCTCAATTTTAATTGGTATCGCCTGGTACTATTTTGATTTAAAACGCCGCAATATCTACCGTAAAACAGCCATTGGGCAAATTGAAGAGATTGTTAACAATAGCAACCTCAATGATAACGATAAGATCGCCGCCATTAATGCCACTGTAAAACGGGTCGCATTAACCGCCTATGGCCGATTAAGCACCGCTTCGCTACATGACCAGGCCTGGTTGGATTTTTTATCTGAAACCGCCAGTTATATTCCGCAGCCTGAACACCTGCAAGAGGTCTTGAATTTGGCTTATAGGCCAAACCATAAAGATGGCATTACCTATTCCCAACATAATCTTTCTGCTAAACAGGCCGTGGATATTTGGCAAGAGTATGCAAAAAAATGGATTAAAGGACACCATCAATAA
- a CDS encoding BatD family protein, with product MTQPKLTFMSTLTFIPLKKLFFILCFAFIASTTFADSITVETDRQNVEMGDIITLSVQTDFQTKGSNLDLSQLKDQFDVINQQQSNQIAIINGQYSSYTQWRIQLLPKQAGNLMIPAFEINDVKSKPYPIHVTEAVYADGSKPYFLEAETDKTQAYVQEQVIYTLRFYHKGSLINGNIRPPKFNDALVESLKEQSVFGKTINGQQYTVYEWQYAIFPQASGQLSIAGPSFTGLLHLRTKQKGVQAVAEPTIIKVLPAEKSPAPYWLPASDVTLSQKWENVPKEIQVGDSLRRIITLNVKGLKASQLPNITTQNGTHFKVYADEAKTSQTLSEKGVQSIKLISQAIVATQAGTLTLPDEKITWWNTETQKFEEAILKTEPLTIWPIESNKSNQIPDITQSTNITKNTENSLPGSTQSYQQRYQQNVLNNHDTLLSLPIWVWPLLVAIVVSLWLITLLILLRTRKQIKEVKSQILLTGTTPLIATEHTFNHKWCDMPLPEFYKELLRQLHDELQINSVDAIPIERLRKAIFQLEAHLFAGEKLGYDTQQTICDNWASLITQKNTATKKKGELNSLYNNG from the coding sequence ATGACACAACCTAAATTAACCTTTATGAGTACACTGACTTTTATTCCGCTTAAAAAACTATTTTTTATTTTATGCTTTGCATTCATTGCTAGCACAACCTTTGCAGATTCAATTACCGTAGAAACCGACCGTCAAAATGTTGAGATGGGTGACATTATTACCTTATCGGTGCAAACGGATTTTCAAACCAAAGGCAGTAATTTAGATTTAAGCCAATTAAAAGACCAGTTTGATGTCATTAACCAACAACAAAGCAATCAAATCGCCATTATTAACGGTCAATACTCCTCTTACACTCAATGGCGAATCCAGTTATTACCTAAACAGGCTGGTAACTTAATGATTCCCGCATTTGAGATTAATGATGTAAAAAGTAAACCCTACCCTATTCATGTCACAGAAGCCGTTTACGCTGATGGCAGTAAACCCTATTTTTTAGAGGCTGAAACAGACAAAACACAAGCTTATGTTCAAGAGCAGGTGATTTACACCTTACGTTTTTACCATAAAGGAAGCCTGATTAACGGCAATATTCGTCCACCCAAATTCAATGATGCTTTGGTGGAATCTCTTAAAGAACAATCGGTTTTTGGTAAAACCATTAATGGTCAACAATACACCGTGTATGAGTGGCAATATGCAATCTTTCCACAAGCCAGCGGCCAACTCAGTATTGCAGGCCCTTCATTCACAGGGTTATTACACCTAAGAACAAAACAAAAAGGGGTGCAAGCCGTTGCAGAACCGACCATTATTAAGGTGTTACCAGCTGAAAAAAGCCCAGCACCTTATTGGTTGCCTGCCAGCGACGTTACCCTAAGTCAAAAATGGGAAAACGTCCCCAAAGAGATTCAAGTGGGCGACAGTCTGCGCCGTATTATTACCTTAAATGTTAAGGGTTTAAAAGCATCGCAACTGCCAAATATTACCACCCAAAATGGTACTCATTTTAAAGTCTATGCTGATGAGGCAAAAACCAGCCAAACCCTTTCTGAAAAAGGTGTTCAGAGCATCAAGCTGATCTCTCAAGCAATCGTAGCAACTCAAGCGGGTACACTCACTCTCCCAGATGAAAAAATTACCTGGTGGAATACCGAAACGCAAAAATTTGAAGAAGCGATATTAAAAACTGAACCACTTACCATATGGCCAATAGAGAGCAACAAAAGCAATCAAATACCCGATATTACCCAATCGACCAATATAACCAAAAATACAGAAAATAGCCTCCCAGGTAGCACTCAAAGCTATCAGCAACGCTACCAACAAAACGTCTTAAATAACCATGACACCTTACTGTCATTACCTATTTGGGTTTGGCCTCTTTTGGTAGCTATCGTTGTTTCATTATGGCTCATCACCCTACTGATTTTGCTACGTACCCGTAAGCAAATCAAAGAAGTTAAAAGCCAAATATTGCTAACAGGCACTACCCCGTTAATCGCCACCGAACACACATTCAACCATAAGTGGTGTGATATGCCGTTACCCGAGTTCTATAAAGAGCTACTCAGACAACTGCATGATGAGCTGCAAATTAACAGTGTTGATGCCATTCCAATTGAACGTTTAAGAAAAGCCATCTTTCAACTAGAAGCCCACCTTTTTGCAGGCGAAAAACTCGGTTACGACACCCAACAAACCATTTGTGATAACTGGGCATCACTCATCACCCAAAAGAATACAGCGACCAAAAAGAAAGGCGAGTTAAACTCACTTTATAATAATGGGTAA
- a CDS encoding VWA domain-containing protein: MQWQNLFETLSNLSFIWPWMVAFLPVPWIIHRIIKPVNQQHSPLLAPQIIARIEEQLPAENLVEANQSSSKMPVLAILLWFMLIIAATRPVLYLDATPFQMSGKEMILAVDLSGSMQKEDMYLGGDEVNRLVAVKSVVSEFIARRKGDRMGLIVFGTQAFLQSPLTYDLNTVNTLLNEAEIGMAGNNTAIGDAIGLTLKHLSKSKTGNSAILILLTDGSNTAGQVNPLDAAEKAKEMELKIYTVGVGKLKSRTGLDLFMTNKSDMDIDTLTKISDLTGGQFFQANDTEQLGEIYQHINKLESVEHEIYSYRLRTEYYVWPLSVALLLSLLLAWSQLRKMGA, translated from the coding sequence ATGCAGTGGCAAAACTTATTTGAAACCCTGAGTAATCTGAGCTTTATTTGGCCTTGGATGGTGGCGTTTTTGCCAGTACCTTGGATTATTCACCGTATTATCAAGCCTGTTAATCAACAACACAGCCCACTGCTCGCTCCGCAAATTATTGCAAGAATTGAAGAACAACTCCCTGCTGAAAACCTAGTAGAGGCCAATCAATCTTCAAGCAAAATGCCTGTTTTGGCCATTCTACTCTGGTTTATGCTCATTATTGCCGCTACCAGGCCTGTTCTCTATTTAGATGCCACCCCCTTTCAAATGAGCGGTAAAGAGATGATTTTAGCGGTCGATTTATCGGGCAGTATGCAAAAAGAGGACATGTATTTGGGCGGTGATGAAGTCAATCGCTTAGTGGCGGTAAAGTCAGTCGTCTCTGAGTTTATTGCACGTCGTAAAGGTGACCGAATGGGCTTGATTGTTTTTGGAACTCAAGCCTTCTTACAAAGCCCGCTTACCTATGATCTAAACACCGTAAATACTCTGCTTAATGAAGCTGAAATTGGAATGGCGGGCAATAACACCGCCATTGGTGATGCCATTGGTTTAACCCTCAAACACCTCTCTAAATCCAAAACAGGTAACAGCGCCATTTTGATTTTATTAACGGATGGTTCTAATACCGCAGGGCAAGTCAACCCACTTGATGCCGCAGAAAAAGCCAAAGAGATGGAGCTAAAAATTTATACCGTAGGGGTTGGTAAATTAAAATCTCGCACAGGTTTAGATCTATTTATGACCAATAAGTCTGATATGGACATTGATACCCTCACCAAAATCTCTGACCTCACTGGCGGCCAATTTTTTCAAGCCAATGACACCGAGCAGTTAGGTGAAATTTATCAACATATCAATAAACTGGAATCGGTTGAGCACGAAATCTACAGCTACCGCTTACGTACTGAATATTATGTTTGGCCACTCAGTGTCGCCCTGCTATTGAGCTTGCTCTTAGCTTGGTCACAACTCAGAAAAATGGGGGCTTAA
- a CDS encoding formate--tetrahydrofolate ligase — protein MSDIEIAQNAKMKPIINLADELFGIPAAELDPYGHYKAKLSLEYVDSLSHKKEQGKLILVTAISPTPAGEGKTTTTVGLGDALNRIGKKTIMCLREPSLGPCFGMKGGAAGGGYSQVVPMEDINLHFTGDFHAIGVAHNLLSAMIDNHINHGNALDIDPRRIKWKRVVDMNDRALRNITVGQGGPANGYLREDGYDIVVASEVMAILCLATNRADLKERLGRIIIGYKTDRVTPVYASDLKAHGAMAALLKDAIKPNIVQTLENNIAIVHGGPFANIAHGCNSVTATQTALKLADYAVTEAGFGADLGAEKFLNIKCRSAKLSPSAVVLVATVRALKFHGGIERDHLNQENLEALERGFENLERHLYNVTENFKLPAVVCINHFTFDTDDETDLLIKKVESLGVKCIISKHWAEGGAGAEELAHAVVELAENHTTGFEYLYDSEMPLWDKIETIATRMYGASGITASAKVKAEIERIQPQYGNLPICMAKTQMSFSTNPMSKGAPSGHTVEISDIKLENGAGFIVAIAGDMMTMPGLPKVPTAERIDIDDSGVITGLF, from the coding sequence ATGTCTGACATTGAAATTGCACAAAATGCCAAGATGAAGCCAATCATTAACTTAGCGGATGAACTTTTTGGTATTCCCGCTGCTGAGTTAGACCCTTATGGTCACTACAAGGCTAAGCTCTCTTTAGAATATGTAGACAGTCTGTCACACAAAAAAGAGCAAGGTAAACTGATTCTGGTTACCGCCATCAGCCCTACTCCAGCAGGTGAAGGAAAAACCACGACCACGGTTGGCTTGGGTGATGCCTTAAACCGCATTGGCAAAAAAACCATTATGTGCTTACGTGAGCCATCACTTGGCCCATGTTTTGGTATGAAAGGCGGTGCAGCAGGTGGCGGTTATTCGCAAGTAGTACCAATGGAAGACATTAACCTGCACTTTACGGGTGATTTTCACGCCATTGGTGTGGCGCACAACTTACTTTCTGCCATGATTGATAATCATATCAACCACGGCAATGCTTTAGATATTGACCCTCGCCGCATTAAGTGGAAACGTGTGGTTGATATGAATGACCGCGCCTTGCGTAATATCACCGTCGGTCAAGGTGGCCCAGCTAACGGCTATTTGCGTGAAGATGGTTACGATATTGTTGTAGCGTCTGAAGTGATGGCAATTCTCTGTTTAGCCACTAACCGTGCCGACTTAAAAGAGCGTTTAGGGCGCATTATCATTGGTTATAAAACAGACCGTGTTACCCCCGTTTATGCCAGTGATTTAAAAGCACATGGCGCCATGGCCGCTTTATTAAAAGATGCCATTAAACCCAATATTGTGCAAACCTTAGAAAACAACATTGCCATTGTTCACGGTGGCCCTTTTGCCAATATCGCTCACGGTTGTAACTCAGTAACGGCCACCCAAACGGCATTAAAACTGGCTGATTATGCCGTTACCGAAGCAGGTTTTGGTGCCGACTTGGGCGCAGAAAAATTCTTAAATATTAAATGTCGTTCCGCCAAATTATCACCGTCAGCCGTTGTCTTAGTGGCCACGGTTCGTGCGCTAAAATTCCACGGTGGTATTGAAAGAGACCACTTAAATCAAGAGAACTTAGAAGCGCTTGAGAGAGGTTTTGAAAACCTTGAAAGACACCTCTATAACGTCACTGAAAACTTTAAGCTGCCTGCTGTGGTTTGTATAAACCACTTTACCTTTGACACGGATGATGAAACCGATTTATTAATCAAAAAGGTCGAATCTTTAGGGGTTAAATGCATTATTTCTAAACACTGGGCAGAAGGTGGCGCGGGAGCGGAAGAGCTTGCCCATGCCGTGGTCGAGTTAGCTGAAAACCATACAACAGGCTTTGAATATCTCTACGACAGTGAAATGCCATTGTGGGATAAAATAGAGACCATTGCCACCAGAATGTATGGCGCAAGTGGTATTACCGCAAGTGCAAAAGTTAAGGCTGAAATTGAACGAATTCAACCGCAATATGGTAATTTGCCAATTTGTATGGCGAAAACGCAAATGTCATTTTCTACCAACCCAATGTCTAAAGGCGCACCAAGTGGTCACACTGTTGAAATCAGCGACATTAAGCTCGAAAATGGCGCTGGTTTTATTGTGGCGATCGCTGGCGATATGATGACCATGCCAGGCCTGCCTAAAGTACCAACAGCAGAACGTATTGATATTGATGATTCAGGTGTAATTACGGGGTTGTTTTAA
- a CDS encoding CZB domain-containing protein — MITAHLGWKQKIRRFIDGADIGVTQESASDYTACALGKWYYQGSGQQLMHLPMMKQLGDEHMEMHKLIGVIMDAFHIDDYETLEASILKMDQQSDKVVAILNKLIEYEGNPS, encoded by the coding sequence ATGATTACGGCACACCTGGGCTGGAAACAGAAAATTCGCCGCTTTATTGATGGTGCGGATATTGGTGTTACCCAGGAATCTGCAAGCGATTATACAGCCTGTGCACTGGGTAAATGGTATTACCAAGGTAGTGGGCAACAGCTAATGCATCTACCTATGATGAAACAGTTAGGTGATGAACATATGGAAATGCACAAGCTCATAGGGGTCATTATGGACGCCTTTCATATTGATGATTATGAAACCCTTGAAGCCTCTATCCTTAAAATGGATCAGCAAAGTGATAAGGTAGTCGCTATCTTAAATAAATTAATTGAGTATGAAGGTAATCCGTCCTAA
- a CDS encoding DUF58 domain-containing protein, translating to MSETNTQASSLYSELSELVAFRFHVKQKKLSHQQNTIATNSGNHLAIRKGRGMTFSEVRQYQPGDDIRYIDWRVTARTQKPHTKVFVEEHERPTILVTEQTPHLFFGSQVRLKTAQALNVSAILAWISLTHNERVGGISFNHLQSVWVPPKRSQQTVLHLLQKSISLQEQMSKPSAPDTQAWVDTLNQLLKVNKPGNKVFLVGDMMQLVENASPLLHKLKKNTDVTAIHIYDNLEKNLPKLGWLSMTKSFSSDKLVKLDSFRLKTRKAYTNLYQVQWKETQEVFSKLTIPLVEIGTHQEPLMSLIQHKLIQ from the coding sequence ATGTCAGAAACTAACACACAAGCCTCATCGCTCTATAGTGAACTCTCTGAATTGGTCGCCTTTAGGTTTCACGTGAAACAGAAAAAGCTCAGCCATCAACAGAATACCATTGCCACCAATAGTGGTAATCACTTAGCCATTCGTAAAGGACGAGGTATGACCTTTAGCGAGGTTCGTCAATACCAGCCTGGTGATGATATACGCTATATTGATTGGCGAGTCACCGCTCGCACTCAAAAACCGCATACCAAAGTGTTTGTTGAAGAACATGAACGGCCAACCATCTTGGTTACAGAACAGACCCCTCATCTTTTTTTTGGTTCACAGGTTCGTTTAAAAACCGCACAGGCCTTAAATGTCTCAGCAATCTTAGCTTGGATTTCACTGACTCATAACGAACGTGTAGGAGGCATCAGTTTCAATCATTTGCAAAGCGTTTGGGTGCCCCCTAAACGCAGTCAGCAAACGGTATTACACCTATTGCAAAAAAGTATTTCACTGCAAGAGCAGATGAGTAAACCGAGCGCGCCAGATACCCAGGCCTGGGTAGATACTTTAAATCAGCTTCTTAAAGTGAATAAACCTGGAAATAAAGTCTTTTTAGTGGGCGATATGATGCAATTGGTTGAAAACGCCTCGCCCTTGCTCCATAAATTGAAAAAAAATACCGATGTGACTGCCATTCATATCTACGATAATTTAGAGAAAAACCTACCCAAACTGGGTTGGTTAAGCATGACCAAAAGCTTTAGTAGCGACAAACTCGTTAAGCTTGACAGCTTTAGGCTTAAAACCCGTAAGGCCTATACCAATCTCTATCAAGTCCAGTGGAAAGAGACGCAAGAGGTGTTTTCAAAACTCACCATACCACTGGTAGAAATTGGCACACACCAAGAACCTTTAATGAGCTTAATTCAACACAAGTTGATTCAGTAG